In the genome of Phragmites australis chromosome 9, lpPhrAust1.1, whole genome shotgun sequence, the window TATCATTAGGTTATTCGTTTTTCTAGGGGAAATTTGCAGTTTctgctcaaattcaaatctcagAACTGTTAGCAGTTTTAAAAACTCTCTTCAAAGGAAGACAGGATAGCAGGTGAAGTTATATTAGTAGTCAACAGGAACCACACTAcatgaatttttttagcaaaaaaaaaaaaaaaaaaagaacacgcAACATGAAGGTGATTTGGATGTATGTAACTTTCTCGTTAGTTCCACCTGCATTTGCTTCGTTGTGCTGTGCATACGTGTGTCCTTCCATAAGATGGGTTTCGCGCCATGTGCATGGTTAGTGTCTACTGGTATACTTGACGTTTTTGTTTAAGGTCTAGTTAagtttttaaaactttaaccattaatattttttaaatatttagtttaaaaatataaaatcatatgtatagatttatcttaataATACTCTTATAATCTTATTAAtgtattagattttataaatatattttagtagaaGATAATGGTCAAAGTTACACATCAGAGACTGACATGTTAAAAACATCAAGTATTTTTTAACAAAGGGTATCCTTTCGAATTACGATCTTATCACCTGCTATCAAagaaacaacaaacaaaaaagtCATTGCTACAGTAAGGTAGTTCCAATTATGCACCTTCATTTTCATCCAGACCCCTAGTGCCCTACTGTGCTCCTCGTGAatcttttcaaaagaaaaaaatactgcgcttcattttcattttcagaTAATGACACTAGATCATGAGATGCACAATAGATATGTGGCTACCATGGAATAATCAAGATGTTTAATACTGTGATAGCAGTGGTAATTTGAATAGATTACCACATTAGAGTGTTTTAAGTAGATATTTTGCATGGTAAGATATTGTACATCGATGCAACTTTAACAGTCGAAGCTCATGTCTTTTGGGATAGACTCCTCGTAGGCCCGATGAGGTATAATAaggtaattatcaattcataggGTATAGAGGTGATGAAAACTATATTAGATGGTGTGAATTCTATGGAGGCAAGCGGCAACTACTTATAAAGAATACACATTTCTAGCTTACGGTTTCGATTATGTAATAGTTAAATATTATTCTAGAAAAAGTAATTATCTTACAACTTAGCCGGTCGAGAGGAATGTTCCCAATCTTATATTTGGATGTTTTGATATCAATATAAATGCCACGGTGGCTTCCTAAAAAAAAGATGTTTTGGATTCATGACCAAACTCCAAATCAAGCGGAAACTTGAAAGAGAATTCTACGGCCTTTCATCTGTGACCATTGGTGTGGCCGCCACCTCACCATACCCTTCCCCATGTCTTCGGTTCTCCCCTAGTCCCCTTCCTCGAGTCGTCCACCACAAAACACAACGCACCGTGACAGCTCCCAGGCCTCTTCGCCCTGCTGCCCCCTCCCAAGTCCCCACGCGCGAGATCGATCCGGGCCTAGATCCCGATGGCCTCGCGGCGCCGCACcctcctcaaggtcatcatcctCGGCGACAGCGGGTGAGCAATTCGGATCTCTCTCCTACCTCCGTTCCCTGCGGCTGTCTTTGGTTCCTTGCTGACCTTTGTTTCATGCGATCTAGGGTTGGGAAGACGTCCTTGATGAACCAGTATCCTGCGATTCGAATGGATTTCGTTTTATGTAGTTCTTTTTTGTTGGTTGGTTGTTGTTTGAACTGTGTTTTCTTGAGCTGTGATTTAATTCAGATACGTGAACAAGAAGTTTAGCAACCAGTACAAGGCTACGATTGGCGCGGATTTTCTCACCAAGGAGGTGCAGTTCGAGGATAGGCTCTTCACTTTGCAAGTAAGATTGGTCTCCCCTGCCTGCTCTATGCTGTGCTCTAGGGTAGCCGGGTAGTTCGGTTTCTTGATGTCAACTTCAGTGCGATTTAGTGCCGTCTTGATTAGGTTATGAACTAACTAGCTCTGATGTAAATATAGGGTAGAGGATGTTTGCTGTTGAATTTTTGTTTGTGTAGATCATAGCAATATGGCATAGACTGATTCAGTCTTCATAATATCTTACTTTTTTCACTAATTGTGCTTTCACTTGTTATGATAAAGTGCGTAGCATTAGCTTCTTGAACACACAGAGTTCGTTTCGTTGTTTTTATTGTTTCAATttattttattgcatatcttgtAATGAAGTCTTTTCGCTATGAAAAAAATGTGCCACTTAGTTTTACTTGATGAAAACACTGGCAGGATAAAATGTACTCATTTGAACAAATTATTTGCTTGATCAAGTGCCTAGCCTGCATTCTTTATGTCATTATTTACTCGCGAACAAAATGTTACTGCTTATCTTGCCATGATGTTGTTTGAAACTAGCATAAGGGGAATCTGGCAACTGTATCATTTTGCGCCAACCCTGCTCTTCACTCATTCTACACTCGTGGCCCGTTGCTTAATTAACAATTGATACCGTTTTCAGATCTATTCCAGCCTTTTAGGTATTATAATTGCCTAACAATTTCAAGTGGCTCCTTtgtgttttggttgcttcttgtTAAAGTACCGTCACGAGCATCTCCAATAGGCGCATAAGAAATGAGAAATCTATTTAGATTCGAAGCAATATCATGTGAACAGATAAATTTGAATGTGTTTATCTTTTGTCTGCTGATTTATGATGCTTAAATATTCCTTTGTAGATATGGGATACTGCTGGTCAGGAAAGGTTTCAGAGTCTTGGTGTTGCATTCTACCGGGGAGCAGATTGTTGTGTCCTAGTCTGTGATGTTAATTCTATGAAATCATTTGATAATCTTAACAACTGGCGTGAAGAGTTTCTAATTCAGGTGAAGTATTTTCAATGGCTTGTTAGTTCATTCTCTTAAGAGTCTTGTTATTTCTGCATAAATTTGGATGTTTAACTTTGCAGGCTAGCCCATCAGACCCTGATAACTTCCCTTTTGTTCTGCTGGGTAACAAAGTTGATGTAGATGGTGGCAACAGTCGCGTGGTAATTACCACTCTATGTTTTGATCTCTCAATAAATGCTTCTTTTCAACTAAATTGTTCATTTCTCTAGGATGGTTTTATTAGGTATGTAAACTGTTTTCATTTCAGGTCTCTGAGAAAAAGGCAAAGGCATGGTGCGCTTCTAAAGGGAACATTCCATACTTTGAGACATCTGCCAAGGATGGAACAAACGTGGAAGATGCTTTCCAGTGTATCGTAAAGAATGCTCTGAAGAATGAACCAGAGGAAGAACTGTAAGCACACTGCAGCTCTCCTTGTTCTGCATATTTGATGATATTTACAGTCACTGTTTCTCTGACATAAGTCATTGAAAGTACTAGAGTAATAAGATTTGAAATATTAGTAGCTCCTTGTGTTGGCTTTGCTCCAGTCCATTATCTACGTCAAATCATCAATAGAAACATCAGTCACTTGATTTTCTAGGCATGTGTTTTGCTCCTGTTTTGAGGTGTTGATCCTTTTTGTGGGGCATGTTTGCATAGTTTCAGGACCAGCATTACTCATTTGTTTCTTTTGCTTCTATTTCTTCCTGTGCTTGCTTTTCTAACCTTATCGATTTGTTCTTGAAGGTATGTGCCGGACACAGTCGATATGGTGGGTGGCAACCGGGCTCAGAGATCATCTGGTTGCTGTTAAAGCATGATGCATCTTGAAGCGCTGCGATCATTGGTTATGTAGTAACCAAACATACCTTCGAAATAGCTGGGTCTCCGTGGTTCTCTAAGGATCCGTATTTCATTTGTGACATTTTCAATCACCTCTTATGTACCCAAGGGCGCCTGTCCCGAGCTGTCAATTTGTGGATGTTGTGCTGTTTTATCAGTAGCGTCATATCTTGTGAATACAATCGGCAAAATAAGAGAAGTGCAAACTGAAGTTTATCCATTATGGTTTGGAGTGGGACGAATATGGATTTGTCTCCCTGAGATGAAACTACATTTGCATTGTGATGTGCCCTTCCTGTAAAGGCATTTTCCTTGTTTTGTACCTCCAGGTATTTACTGGTGATTACATGCACCCTGACTAGAGAAGCCAGAAGTATACGTCATGTTAAAACGAAACCCTTTTGGGAAGTGGAACTCGCTTGTCACGTGAATTGTTCTCAAGACGTTTAGAAAATTGGAAGAGTAAGAAATTACGCTTAAATAAGTGGAAGAAGATTTTCCTGTCCTTTTTTTTAGACAAGAGGGATACTCGATTTTTTTAAGCCAATATAGAGTCACAAGGTTCAGCTTGGGGGAccagcaacaaaagaaaaaaattcgaAAAGGAAATACAGTACTGCTGGGGTTAACATCGAGGATTACGATACCTATTACGGTTCAAAGACTTCAGAAACTAGAACATCGGTTGCGAAATTTTGGTGCAAACCGGACAAACTTGCTAACACGCGCTGTGGACCATTCGATCCGCATCCAACGGCTCCCCACCATCCCACCGCGCCGGATTCACAGAAACCTCCCGTACCTTTTCATTCGTTCGCGATTTCGTCCCTCGTATGCCCACCTACAGCCGCACCCGGAGTCCGTCTCCGCGGGCGAAAATTCGCGTGAAACCCTTCGATCCGAGGCGCGGGGCACCGAAGCTCTGATTCGAGGCGGCGCGGCGCGACGGGTTCAACGGCGGACAGGCTCAACGGCGATGGCCTGGACGGTGATGGGCTCGGCGACAACGCCATGGGCGACGATAGGCTCGACGGCCACGGGCTCGGCGACGGGCGCGACGGCGACCGTCTCGGCGATGGGCTCGCCGATGGACAACACGATTTATATTGCTTGCCAATTAGAGTACACACtgatgtggacattgaattgTACAAGCCAATTTACAAGTCAATTTACAAGCCAAACACTTTACAAGCCAAACAATTTACAAGTTAAATTACAAGCTTCTGCACAATTCAGAATAACAACTCTCCCAGAATAGCATTTACAAGCTAATTCTTTCAAGCTTCTGCAGTGTCAACAGAACATCAGAATAGCATTTACACTGCTGACCAAGCCAAACAATTTACAAGCTAATTCTCAGAGTAGCAACTCTCTCAGAATATCAGAATAGTATTTACGCTGCTGACCAAGCCAAACAATTTACAAGCTAATTATTTCAAGCTTCTGCAGTGTCAACAGAATAGCAACTCTCTCACAATAGCATCAGAATCTACAGTGTAGCCTTCTTTCAGGGGCTGGTTTCAGTGTAGCCATCAGAATCTGTCAATCTtcatttcttctccttcttttaCCAATATCCTCCACTTCTGCAGGAATGAAATGCCAGTGAATAAGACATCAATTGGTTTGTTAGGAATCTTATTCTCGATTGACATCTTATTGCGCGTCTTCCTCATGGCCCAGGCTAGACCTGCAAAGACAAAGATACCCAGTTTTTTTGTGATAACCCAGATTTCTTTGGGATCCAGACTTCCCATAAGTCAGCGTCAGAACGAGGGTAATCAGGCCACCCAAAAATTTCCCTAACACAGCTCCATGCTAACCTAGGAAAATAGCAAGAAAAGAAGATATGATCAACAGATTCTCTCTCTCCACAGAGGCAGCACATTTCACTTCCTGACCAGCCTCTCTTTTTCAAAACTGCTCCTGCCTGCAGCTTGTTATGCATCATTTGTCACAAAAAGATCTTGATTTTCAATGGAAGTCTCGTTTTCCATAGAGTGGTTGCCCCCTTGCTAACTACTCCCCCAAAAGTTAGAAATCTATATAAGGATTTAGTTGTAAAACAGTGACTTTTATCTAAAGCCCGAGTTACTTCATCTTCTTGATTATTCAGTTGCACAGCTTCAAGCCTACATAAGAGATTTTCCTGTTAGCGAACGTGTTCATTCTGTTGTACCTGTCCTAGTCTCTAGGGTAGTGCCAGCTTTCTAGCTGACTTAGCTTCAATTAGTTACGGCATAATGGCCTCCTGTATGTGTATATGTAGCTGATGCACAGATCAATACAACTCACGGTTGCATCTCTCTCTTCTCTACATGGTATCAGCTTCTCGATCTGCATCTTCCGCTGCCTTCTCTCTCACGCCCATGAGCCCCGCCTCCTCCTACGGCTCTGAGCCCAGCTCGCCGACGCCGCTTAGCGCACAGATCACCACTCAGCCAATCCCCTCGCAAATTCAACTCATGAACATAAAGTCGCATGTGCGTGTTGTGCTAGACCTCCATGAATCCAAATACGGCATCTGGCGGCAGATGTTCAATGTTGTCTTCGCCAAGTTTGGACTGACATATCGATGGCTCCACCTCGCGTGGCAACTCGGAGTGGGTCCAGAACGATTTCACCATCGTTTCCTGTATCTACGTGACCGTCTCCGGCGAGATCCTCTAAATGGTGCAGACCAAGGAAGATACAGCCTACGTGCTCTGGCGCGTCGTCTGGTCCCTGTACCGCGACAACAAGGAGGCGCGCTCCGTCTACGCCTTCGTCGAGTTCCGGAACCTCTACCAGGGAGATATGACCATCCTCGCCTACTGCACAAAGATGAAAAATCTGCCAACACtatgtcacatccggttttgaAAGAGAGATAAGTCAGTAatcattttataaaaaaatataaacaaaggTAATAAGAAAGGAGAACAACAAGACGGAGTAAAGATTTTTCAgaaaccttttttttctttgaaacgGAGATAAGTTCTTAATATCGATCATTTCTAgttaggcttgcgtcctacggtcaacacggctttGATATcatctctgtcacacccggttttcaaagaaacaaatcagatgtattccacatgtatgtcagaattaagttttcatacatgcagtgatatcatcagtgataacataactgtgtcattaattaacaaaaatattcTTAAAAAAGACCCGCagttctaaaagaaaacactaataAATCTTTTAGCGGCAGTAGGGCTttcatccatccacaggcgttgttcGGAGGAACACCAGCCTATGACATGGTCTTCAGAGCAACGCCTTCCTTCACCTAGAACTCAGCACCATCATCTGAAAAATCTTTGAAAACTTttccttctgagcagcatccggaaGTTGGGAGAAgacaaacgtgagtacatagagtactcagcaagtgaggAAAAAACATGACATGCAGGCTTTATGACAAGAAAAAGTTTGACTCGGGATAACTGCAACTATGTCAAACTAAACTATGACTCAAAAGAcatagcaacctatttactagtcTATGACTCTAACATTAAAGGAAATAACTCGTTGGATTTCATCCGattaccagactcaccagatatctcATATCTAGCTATCGACTCATCGGGggttccaccacccgactacctaAACCAACCACTCAGGATCCCCACTAATTAttaagaagtccaagcccgctcttaaccatgagcacggctgatcgatcaattttattactctgcagagtttgcacactttacccacgagtcgtaattcccgttttgctttacACGGATctagagccggggtctcactacaaggccgtttCAAAGCGTCTCCAAAtctatatgcacccactaaggtttcaccgctaacagggattccatccactgcagagatCCTCTCTTGTGCCATttaaccgtccactggtgcgtacagaatatgaAGGGCAACTAATTATTTGGTCAGActgtacccatataggtctcgtggttgtgctgttatgccggataacaggcttcacaaaccggtccttaggatcccacataggaacaaacACAACCCTGCTGTGCAACTCTATCTCAAACTAGCCATCCAGTTGTGATCCGAATTccatgttactacaagattatcataCCTAATTTCTCGttacataaacattagtcaagattaatatttacTCCATCCATAACAGCATTAGCACAACTACCCTTTTTATTTTCCCATGGCCCTTCAAAGGTTACAAGGAATGtcacacaaattctagtaaaatcctaaacatgggattccaTATTAAACAAGAATGCatctaggaaaaataaaatctaCAATATCCTACAATGGTGTCAATGTGGTCAAGAACACTTTCCTTCGAATACAAGTTGCTCAAAGTCCTCAAATGCCTGGTCCTGCAAGCTGAcacactgctcgtctcctaaaaCAAATGCGCACACTggaaagcaaacaaacacaacagCTAAGTATAGCACACAAAACAGAGGCAAAGCACTCTAAAAAGGTTACTAATGGACAATACAAGCTGCTACGATCGCGTGAACACAAGAATCGCATAAATCGAAGCTCGTATGAAAAGTTATCATAGTTTTAATCtaaggggcttttctgaaaaattacagggactaaattgtaaaacaCAAAAGGCTctagggacctatatgtaaaaatttagggacctatttgtaattatacaaaagtttaggggctaaaagTAAAGTACAGAACTAACAGGGgcatatttatgaaaatagaaaagtttgggGCCTAAATATAAAATTACCTATTTTCTAGGAATaagatatttatttttatactggaaaacctATTTGTTGCATCAGCAGGCTGACTGGGCTGACGTGGCGGCTTACGCGGCTGCTGACTCAGCTCAGATGCTGACGTGGCGCCTACGGGGCTGCTGACCGGGACGGTGGACTGGGTCCACGGGTCTACGGTGGACTGAAGGAGGATGGGGTTCGGCCGATCTAATTTGGGTCGTCGATGGGAGATCCAACAGCTCTCGGCGTTTGGGGAGGGAGGAGCGGTGACAGGGGCCGACGGACGGCGGACGACAAACGTGGTGGTCAAGTGTTGTTGGCTCCGACAATTACTTGCTGAAATTGGTTGCCCTCCTGACGAAGCTACCATTATTTACTGTGATAATGTCTCTACTGTTTACATGGTCAGCAATCCAGTCCATCACAAGAGAACTAAGTATATCGAGCTAGATATTCACTTTGGTCAGTTCCGAGTTGTTCATGTGCCAACTGACACTCAATTTGCAAACATTATAACTAAAGGACTACCTACGGGGCAGTTTGAAACCTTTTGTTCTAGTATGTCCATCGTTGAGGCCAACGACTTTGAAACCTTTTGTTCAAGTATGTCCATCGTTGAGGCCAACGACTTTGAAACCTTTTGTTCAAGTATGTCCATCGTTGAGGCCAACGACGATCACACTACTGCAGGGTTCATTCTGTTTTACCTATCCTAGTCTCTAGGGTAGTGCCAGCTTTCTAGCTGACTTAGCTTCAGTTAGTTACAGCCTAACGACctcctatacatatatatgtacctGATGCACAGATCAATACAACCCACGGTTGCATCTCTCTCGTTCTCTACACTTCCCAATCCTGCATATCTTGGCTGTCAAAATTCCTGCGGAAATTTATGCGCCAGTGACCATCACTATAGCAATCAGCCGCCAGGGATACCAGTTTTCTCACAGAACCTATACAGGGACGGGTACTGTTGCCTCAAACTTTCATCTCATCTGGAATTTCGTCTCCTGTCCTGCGATCCTGTCCTGCGAATCTGTGATCCTGTGAATTTCATCTGGAGAAAATAGACCACTGAAATCCAAAacgttctaaaaaaaaactcggtATTACAAGAGACACttttttcgcaaaaaaaaaaagagacactTTGCCGCCGCTGTCGCGACTCGTCTCATCTGCTGTTCGTTTGCACAGTGGAGACTGGAGAGAAGACATGGTGAAGGAGAGGAAGCTTCGGTTTAGAAAACGGGAAAGACGAGAGTACGTGTACGTCCCTCCTGTGCCGACGGCACACTGAAGAGGAAGCGGGCCAATGCGAACACATGAGAGCACGCCCGGCGGACATGGAACGAATGCCACGGACGCGGCCCGCACACGGCAACCGACAAGCCTTGCCGTGGCCTCCGCTCCCACGCTATATAGCCATTGCCCCCACGTTTTCCCCTCGCCTAATCACGCGCGCAAACTCCGCTACGTTACACCACTCTCCCCCGGCCCCGGCATATATAAACGCGCGCCGGCCGGGCGCAACAATGGCAAGTGGCAACTCGCACTCTTGTCGCAGGCTAGCTGCACTGTAAGCAAGCAGATAATTAATGGCGATGGCACCGGCGGCAACACGTGCCCCTCCCCGCTTGCTCTCCAAGAGCAGTTTCTTGGTACCGTCTCCCAACGCCACCGCGGCGACGACGGTCCGGCTAGCCCGTCGCGCCGGCGGGAACAGGAACGTCCTCCTCGGCGCCGCGCCGAGAAGCGGACGGCGGGGCGGTTGGGACGCCGACTCAAACTCCTCCTCCGTGGACGAGGACATGGCGACGCTGCAGCGGCGCATCCGCGAGACGCGGGCGGCGCTGTCCGAAGATGACATTGACAATGGCACCGACGCCGGCGTCGGCCTCCCGCCCCCGGCCGAGTGGACGGAGCTGGAACAGCGACACCACTGGAGCTACATGGCAGGCGTGCGCGGCGCGGCCGGCCTCCTCCAGGCGTTCCTCGTGAACGCGCGGCCGGGGCTCGGGGCCGGGGTAgtggcgctgctgctgctcggcttGCCAGCATCGCTGTTCCTCGTGTGCGCGCAGCTGATCACGGCCGTAGATTCCCTCTCGTCCGCGGGACTGAACGGCCCGTGGTTGGCTAAGTAAAGTACCTGTGCCGTGCATCGGTGCATGGCCGGCTGGAGCCGTAGAGGAACCGAGCACAACTGCCTCTGATTGGATATGTGTTTTTATAAGCCATTCTGTAACTTCAAGAATAGTTCATCTCAACAAAACTTCAGTAGTTCACAAAATGTCCAGGTCCACCCTCGCCGCCTCGCGCTGAAGTCTAAACTACTGCCAAGTACCCACGTTATCTTCTCTGTTATCACGTTTGCAAATAGCCAAACACTGAATAGTACTCCAGTCACAATACAACCACACGGCCTTCAAAATATATCTTTGGCCACTATTTCTatcagaatatatttataaactcAATAAAATCATGATATGAAAAAACATATCAAGAAAAATCTACTCATAATTTCTATGATTCCAATTTACATATTTTGAAAGATATTGATagtcaaaaatttaaaagtaaCCAGAAGCTTATGTGAAAAAACGTCATGTAGTTGAGTATTTGAGACTAGAGGGAGTAATTGCCGGTCATACTCTATATGGCCGCTGGCAAGTGTAGAGTATACATAGACCACAAATATCATCTTGATAATAATTTGCAACGTGAATATGTAAGCTGTAAATAGTACCGATCGCCCATGACACTATGGCAATATACACAAATTGCTTGTAAATTCTTCTGTTCATAAAAGAAATGGCAATAGTAGACATTAACACCATATCAATCTGACAGAAGCACAAATTCAGAGCTGATAATTTAAACTGATAGTTTGAATGGTTGTTGACTGACCCTGACCCTCAGTAACACCTCCAGAAAGGAGAATTGAGCAGATTTCTTACAGTGCAAGCTGACCGTACCTACATGAAAAATGAACAAACCGTCTGTCTTTGCCTTAATTTGAGCAGCAGCCAGCTCTCTTCAGAGCGGACACATCATCTTTCACGTTTAATTTCTCCCCTTTGCCTGGGACAGCCGAGCCTTCCTCCGGCGCCTCCACCGACTTCTTGCTCACAATTTGGTATATCTGGGTCAGGACCTCTGCAAACGCATTGTCCACGTTGGTGGCGTCGAGCGCAGAGGTTTCCATGAAGTACATGGATTCAGCCTCAGCAAACTCTTTCCCATCCTCAGTTGAGACAGCCACCAAGTGGCGGAGATCAGATTTATTGCCGATTAGCATGACAACAATGCTTTGATCAGTGTGGTCTCTGAGCTCCCTTAGCCAACGGCCCACGCT includes:
- the LOC133929228 gene encoding ras-related protein Rab7-like: MASRRRTLLKVIILGDSGVGKTSLMNQYVNKKFSNQYKATIGADFLTKEVQFEDRLFTLQIWDTAGQERFQSLGVAFYRGADCCVLVCDVNSMKSFDNLNNWREEFLIQASPSDPDNFPFVLLGNKVDVDGGNSRVVSEKKAKAWCASKGNIPYFETSAKDGTNVEDAFQCIVKNALKNEPEEELYVPDTVDMVGGNRAQRSSGCC
- the LOC133929230 gene encoding uncharacterized protein LOC133929230, giving the protein MAMAPAATRAPPRLLSKSSFLVPSPNATAATTVRLARRAGGNRNVLLGAAPRSGRRGGWDADSNSSSVDEDMATLQRRIRETRAALSEDDIDNGTDAGVGLPPPAEWTELEQRHHWSYMAGVRGAAGLLQAFLVNARPGLGAGVVALLLLGLPASLFLVCAQLITAVDSLSSAGLNGPWLAK
- the LOC133929229 gene encoding ras-related protein RIC2-like, yielding MAANGGGYRAEDDYDYLFKVVLIGDSGVGKSNLLSRFTKNEFCLESKSTIGVEFATRSLQVDGKVIKAQIWDTAGQERYRAITSAYYRGAIGALLVYDVTRRATFDSVGRWLRELRDHTDQSIVVMLIGNKSDLRHLVAVSTEDGKEFAEAESMYFMETSALDATNVDNAFAEVLTQIYQIVSKKSVEAPEEGSAVPGKGEKLNVKDDVSALKRAGCCSN